A single Pseudomonas brassicacearum DNA region contains:
- the prfA gene encoding peptide chain release factor 1 encodes MKASLLNKLDILQDRFEELTALLGDGEVISDQNKFRTYSKEYAEVEPIVATYKQLLKVQGDLEGAQALLKDSDPDMREMAVEEVREAKEQLVELESNLQRMLLPKDPNDGRNVFLEIRAGTGGDEAAIFSGDLFRMYSRYAERRGWRVEILSENEGEHGGYKEVIARVEGDNVYGKLKFESGAHRVQRVPATESQGRIHTSACTVAVLPEPDEQEAIEINPADLRVDTYRSSGAGGQHVNKTDSAIRITHLPSGIVVECQEERSQHKNRARAMAWLSAKLNDQQTSAAANAIASERKLLVGSGDRSERIRTYNFAQGRVTDHRVNLTLYSLDEILAGGVDAVIEPLLAEYQADQLAAIGE; translated from the coding sequence ATGAAAGCGTCACTGCTCAACAAACTGGACATCCTCCAGGACCGTTTCGAAGAATTGACCGCCTTGCTGGGCGATGGCGAAGTCATTTCCGACCAGAACAAATTCCGCACCTATTCCAAGGAATACGCGGAAGTCGAGCCGATTGTCGCCACCTATAAACAGTTGCTCAAAGTGCAGGGCGATCTTGAAGGCGCCCAGGCGCTGCTCAAGGACAGCGACCCGGACATGCGCGAAATGGCCGTGGAGGAAGTCCGCGAAGCCAAGGAGCAACTGGTTGAGCTGGAAAGCAACCTGCAACGCATGCTGCTGCCCAAGGACCCGAATGACGGGCGCAACGTGTTCCTTGAGATCCGTGCCGGTACCGGCGGCGACGAGGCGGCGATTTTTTCCGGCGACCTGTTTCGCATGTATTCGCGCTACGCCGAACGTCGCGGTTGGCGAGTGGAGATTCTCTCGGAGAACGAAGGCGAACACGGTGGCTATAAAGAAGTCATCGCCCGGGTCGAAGGCGACAATGTCTACGGCAAGCTGAAATTCGAATCCGGTGCCCATCGCGTGCAACGCGTGCCGGCCACCGAGTCCCAGGGGCGTATCCACACCTCGGCTTGCACCGTGGCGGTATTGCCCGAACCGGACGAGCAGGAAGCCATCGAGATCAACCCGGCGGACCTGCGGGTCGACACTTACCGTTCCTCCGGCGCGGGTGGCCAGCACGTCAACAAGACCGACTCGGCGATCCGCATCACGCACTTGCCTTCGGGCATCGTGGTCGAGTGCCAGGAAGAACGTTCCCAGCACAAGAACCGCGCGCGGGCCATGGCCTGGTTGTCGGCCAAGCTCAACGACCAGCAGACCAGTGCCGCGGCCAATGCCATCGCCAGTGAACGCAAATTGCTGGTGGGCTCGGGTGATCGTTCCGAGCGGATCCGTACCTACAACTTCGCCCAGGGCCGGGTCACCGACCATCGCGTCAACCTGACCCTGTATTCCCTGGACGAGATCCTTGCCGGTGGTGTCGATGCGGTAATCGAGCCGTTGCTGGCCGAATACCAGGCCGACCAGTTGGCTGCGATTGGCGAGTAA
- the hemA gene encoding glutamyl-tRNA reductase: MAFLALGINHKTASVDVRERVAFTPEQLVEALQQLCRLTDSREAAILSTCNRSELYIEQDHVSADSVLRWLAEYHNLSLEELRASAYVHEDDAAVRHMMRVASGLDSLVLGEPQILGQMKSAYAVAREAGTVGPLLGRLFQATFNAAKQVRTDTAIGENPVSVAFAAVSLAKQIFSDLQRSQALLIGAGETITLVARHLHDLGVKRIVVANRTLERASSLAEQFGAHAVLLSDIPAELVHSDIVISSTASQLPILGKGAVESALKLRKHKPIFMVDIAVPRDIEPEVGELDDVYLYSVDDLHEVVAENLKSRQGAAQAAEEMITVGADDFMVRLRELAAVDVLKAYRQQSERLRDEELQKALRLLANGGNAEEVLAQLARGLTNKLLHAPSVQLKKLTAEGRLDALAMAQELFALGEGSPDSFSDKKPQ, from the coding sequence ATGGCCTTCCTTGCACTCGGTATTAACCACAAGACTGCTTCAGTAGACGTCCGCGAGCGCGTGGCCTTTACGCCTGAGCAGCTGGTTGAGGCCTTGCAGCAGCTCTGCCGACTCACCGACAGCCGCGAAGCTGCGATCCTCTCCACCTGCAATCGCAGTGAGCTTTATATAGAACAGGATCACGTTTCGGCCGATTCAGTCCTGCGCTGGCTGGCCGAATATCACAACCTGAGCCTTGAAGAACTGCGCGCCAGCGCCTATGTGCACGAAGACGATGCGGCCGTTCGTCACATGATGCGTGTCGCCTCGGGGCTCGACTCGCTGGTATTGGGCGAGCCGCAGATTCTCGGCCAGATGAAGTCGGCCTACGCCGTGGCTCGCGAGGCCGGCACCGTCGGCCCGCTGCTGGGGCGGCTATTCCAGGCGACGTTCAACGCCGCCAAGCAGGTGCGCACCGACACGGCTATTGGCGAGAACCCGGTGTCCGTGGCGTTTGCTGCCGTCAGCCTGGCGAAGCAGATTTTCAGTGACTTGCAACGCAGCCAGGCACTGCTGATCGGCGCTGGCGAGACCATCACCCTGGTCGCCCGCCATCTCCACGACCTGGGGGTCAAGCGCATTGTCGTCGCCAACCGGACCCTGGAGCGGGCCAGCTCCCTGGCCGAGCAGTTTGGCGCCCATGCGGTGCTGCTGTCGGACATTCCGGCCGAGCTGGTGCACAGCGATATCGTCATCAGTTCCACCGCCAGCCAGTTGCCGATCCTCGGCAAGGGAGCCGTGGAAAGCGCCCTGAAGCTGCGCAAGCACAAGCCGATTTTCATGGTGGACATCGCCGTTCCCCGGGACATCGAACCGGAGGTTGGCGAACTGGACGACGTTTATCTCTACAGCGTCGACGACCTGCACGAGGTGGTCGCCGAGAACCTCAAGAGCCGGCAGGGCGCGGCCCAGGCGGCCGAAGAGATGATTACCGTCGGCGCCGACGACTTCATGGTGCGCCTGCGCGAGCTGGCGGCGGTGGATGTGCTCAAGGCCTACCGTCAGCAGAGCGAACGCCTGCGCGACGAGGAGCTGCAAAAAGCCCTGCGCCTGCTGGCCAACGGCGGCAATGCCGAAGAGGTGCTGGCGCAACTGGCCCGCGGCCTGACCAACAAATTGCTCCACGCTCCCAGCGTCCAGCTCAAGAAGCTGACCGCCGAAGGCCGCCTCGATGCGCTGGCCATGGCCCAGGAACTCTTCGCCCTCGGTGAGGGCTCACCGGATAGCTTTTCGGATAAAAAACCGCAATGA
- a CDS encoding tetratricopeptide repeat protein yields MNRSSALLLALALLSGCQSMAPVSTDGTPPVEDSVQAPEKPKVYGSFSEETIFSLLSAELAGQRNRFDIALDNYVTQAINTQDPGISERAFRIAEYLGADQPALDTALIWAKNAPDDLEAQRAAAVQLARAGRYDDSMMYMEKVLLGKGDTHFDFLALSAADTDQETRNGLMKSFDRLLQRHPHNGQLIFGKALLLQQDGDTQGALTLLEDNPPEAGEVAPILLRARLLQGSNRGDEALPLLEKSIKKYPDDKRLRLTYARMLVENNRMDDAKVEFSSLVQQYPEDDELRYSLALVCLEAKAWEEAKGYLEDLIARESHVDSAHLNLGRIAEERNDPESALIEYAQVGPGNDYLPAQLRQADILISNGKAAEAQSRLAVQRDSQPDYGIQLYLIEAETLSANNQGDKAWSVLQQALKQYPDDLNLLYTRAMLAEKRNDLAQMEKDLRLIIQRDPDNAMALNALGYTLSDRTTRYDEAKLLIEQAHQINPEDPAVLDSLGWVNFRLGNLDEAERLLRLALERFPDQEVAAHLGEVLWANGKQREARQIWSRFLKDQPDSPILRSTIKRLTGSETL; encoded by the coding sequence ATGAATAGATCTTCCGCGTTGCTCCTCGCTCTTGCCTTGCTCAGCGGCTGCCAGTCCATGGCCCCCGTTTCGACGGACGGTACGCCGCCGGTCGAAGACAGCGTGCAGGCACCTGAAAAACCCAAGGTCTACGGCTCGTTCAGCGAAGAAACCATCTTCAGCCTGTTGAGCGCCGAACTGGCAGGCCAACGCAATCGCTTCGACATTGCGCTGGACAACTACGTGACCCAGGCCATCAACACCCAGGACCCGGGCATCTCCGAGCGGGCCTTTCGCATTGCCGAATACCTGGGCGCCGACCAGCCTGCGCTGGATACCGCGCTGATCTGGGCCAAAAATGCCCCGGACGACCTCGAAGCGCAGCGCGCCGCCGCCGTGCAACTGGCCCGGGCCGGGCGCTACGACGACTCCATGATGTATATGGAGAAGGTCCTGCTGGGCAAGGGTGACACCCATTTCGACTTCCTGGCGCTGTCCGCCGCCGATACCGACCAGGAAACCCGCAACGGCCTGATGAAAAGCTTCGATCGCCTGTTGCAGCGCCACCCGCACAACGGTCAGTTGATTTTCGGCAAGGCCCTGCTGCTGCAACAGGATGGTGATACCCAGGGCGCCCTTACCCTTTTGGAAGACAACCCGCCGGAAGCTGGCGAAGTGGCGCCGATCCTGCTGCGCGCACGCCTGCTGCAAGGCTCCAACCGCGGCGACGAAGCCCTGCCGCTGCTGGAAAAAAGCATCAAGAAGTACCCGGACGACAAACGCCTGCGCCTCACCTACGCCCGCATGCTGGTGGAAAACAACCGCATGGACGACGCCAAGGTGGAGTTCTCCAGCCTGGTCCAGCAATACCCGGAAGACGACGAGTTGCGCTATTCCCTGGCGCTGGTCTGCCTGGAAGCCAAGGCCTGGGAAGAGGCCAAGGGTTACCTGGAAGACCTGATCGCCCGGGAAAGCCACGTCGACTCGGCCCACCTGAACCTGGGTCGAATCGCCGAGGAACGCAATGACCCTGAGAGCGCACTGATCGAGTACGCCCAGGTGGGCCCGGGCAACGACTATCTGCCGGCACAGTTGCGCCAGGCCGATATCCTGATCAGCAATGGCAAGGCCGCCGAAGCCCAGAGCCGTCTCGCCGTACAACGCGACTCCCAACCTGACTACGGCATCCAGTTGTACCTGATCGAAGCCGAAACCCTGTCGGCCAACAATCAGGGCGACAAGGCCTGGAGCGTGCTGCAACAAGCCTTGAAGCAGTACCCGGACGATCTGAACCTGCTGTATACCCGCGCCATGCTGGCGGAGAAACGCAATGACCTGGCCCAGATGGAAAAAGACCTGCGCCTGATCATCCAGCGTGACCCGGACAACGCCATGGCCCTCAACGCCCTGGGCTATACGTTGTCGGATCGCACCACCCGTTATGACGAAGCCAAGCTGCTGATCGAACAGGCCCACCAGATCAACCCGGAAGACCCGGCGGTGCTCGACAGCCTTGGCTGGGTGAATTTCCGCCTGGGCAATCTGGACGAAGCCGAACGCCTGTTGCGCCTGGCCCTGGAGCGCTTTCCCGACCAGGAAGTCGCCGCTCACCTGGGCGAGGTCCTGTGGGCCAACGGCAAACAACGCGAAGCCCGGCAGATCTGGAGCCGATTCCTCAAGGATCAGCCTGACAGCCCCATCTTGCGCAGCACCATCAAACGCCTGACCGGATCCGAGACTCTCTAA
- the lolB gene encoding lipoprotein insertase outer membrane protein LolB codes for MFLRHFIVFSFIALLAGCAGFGARESVQGQGNQAQWREHKQQLSGLDGWQIDGKIGIRAPKDSGSGTLFWLQRQDYYDIRLSGPLGRGAARLTGRPGQVSLEVANQGRYEAPTPEALLEEQLGWKLPVSHLTWWVRGLPAPDSKSRLTLDADSRLSNLEQDDWQIEYLSYAQQSGYWLPERIKLHGSNLDVTLVIKQWQPRKLGQ; via the coding sequence ATGTTTTTGCGCCATTTCATCGTTTTCAGCTTCATTGCCTTGCTCGCCGGTTGCGCGGGCTTCGGCGCCCGTGAATCCGTCCAGGGCCAGGGCAACCAGGCCCAGTGGCGCGAGCACAAGCAACAACTGAGCGGCCTCGACGGCTGGCAGATCGACGGCAAGATCGGGATCCGCGCACCCAAAGACTCCGGCAGCGGCACGCTGTTCTGGCTGCAGCGCCAGGACTACTACGACATTCGCCTGTCGGGCCCACTGGGCCGCGGTGCGGCCCGCCTGACCGGCCGGCCGGGCCAGGTATCACTGGAAGTTGCCAACCAGGGACGCTACGAGGCACCCACGCCCGAAGCGCTGCTGGAAGAACAACTGGGCTGGAAGCTGCCGGTTTCCCACCTGACCTGGTGGGTTCGCGGGCTGCCGGCACCGGACAGCAAAAGTCGTCTGACCCTCGACGCCGACAGCCGCCTGTCCAACCTGGAGCAAGATGACTGGCAGATCGAGTACCTCAGCTATGCCCAGCAGAGCGGCTATTGGCTGCCCGAACGCATCAAGCTGCACGGCAGCAATCTCGACGTCACGCTGGTGATCAAGCAATGGCAGCCGCGCAAGCTGGGGCAATGA
- the ispE gene encoding 4-(cytidine 5'-diphospho)-2-C-methyl-D-erythritol kinase, protein MSAARLTLPSPGKLNLMLHILGRRPDGYHELQTIFQFLDYGDEITFAVREDGVIRLHTEFEGVPHDSNLIVKAAKKLQAQSGCPLGIDIWIEKILPMGGGIGGGSSNAATTLLGLNHLWQLGWDADRLAALGLTLGADVPVFVRGHAAFAEGVGEKLTPVDPEEPWYLVLVPQVSVSTAEIFSDPLLTRNSPPIKVRPVPKGNSRNDCLPVVARRYPDVRNALNLLGKFTEAKLTGTGSCVFGGFPSKAEADKVSALLTETLTGFVAKGSNVSMLHRKLQDLL, encoded by the coding sequence ATGAGCGCTGCACGCCTGACCCTCCCCTCCCCGGGCAAGCTCAACCTGATGTTGCACATCCTTGGCCGTCGCCCGGATGGCTATCACGAGTTGCAGACGATTTTTCAGTTCCTGGACTACGGTGACGAAATCACCTTCGCCGTGCGCGAAGATGGCGTGATTCGCCTGCACACCGAGTTCGAAGGCGTCCCCCACGACAGCAACCTGATCGTCAAGGCCGCGAAAAAACTCCAGGCGCAATCCGGTTGTCCGCTGGGCATCGATATCTGGATCGAAAAAATCCTGCCCATGGGTGGCGGCATCGGTGGCGGCAGCTCGAATGCAGCCACCACGCTGCTCGGTCTCAACCACTTGTGGCAGCTGGGATGGGACGCGGATCGCCTGGCCGCCCTGGGTCTGACACTGGGCGCCGACGTGCCGGTTTTCGTGCGTGGCCATGCCGCTTTCGCCGAAGGCGTAGGGGAAAAACTCACCCCAGTGGACCCCGAAGAACCTTGGTACTTGGTGCTGGTGCCGCAAGTCTCTGTAAGTACAGCAGAAATTTTTTCAGATCCGCTGTTGACACGTAACTCTCCTCCCATTAAAGTGCGCCCCGTTCCCAAGGGAAACAGTCGAAATGACTGCTTACCGGTGGTAGCAAGGCGTTATCCAGATGTTCGTAACGCTTTGAATTTGTTAGGTAAATTTACCGAAGCAAAACTCACCGGAACTGGAAGTTGTGTGTTTGGGGGCTTCCCAAGCAAAGCTGAAGCTGATAAAGTCTCGGCCCTTCTGACAGAGACCCTTACAGGGTTTGTAGCAAAAGGAAGCAACGTTTCGATGTTGCATCGCAAGCTGCAAGACCTGCTCTAA
- a CDS encoding ribose-phosphate pyrophosphokinase, whose amino-acid sequence MSKMMVFTGNANPDLARRVVRQLHIPLGDISVGKFSDGEITAEINENVRGKDVFIIQPTCAPTNDNLMELVVMADAFRRSSATRITAVIPYFGYARQDRRPRSARVAISAKVVADMLTVVGIDRVLTVDLHADQIQGFFDIPVDNIYGSPVLVDDIEDQRFENLMIVSPDIGGVVRARAVAKSLGVDLGIIDKRREKANHSEVMHIIGDVEGRTCILVDDMVDTAGTLCHAAKALKEHGAAKVFAYCTHPVLSGRAIENIENSVLDELVVTNTIPLSAAAQACARIRQLDIAPVVAEAVRRISNEESISAMFR is encoded by the coding sequence GTGTCCAAGATGATGGTCTTTACGGGGAACGCTAACCCCGATCTGGCTCGGCGTGTTGTACGTCAGCTGCATATCCCTCTCGGTGACATCTCTGTCGGTAAGTTTTCCGACGGCGAAATCACTGCCGAGATCAATGAAAACGTTCGCGGTAAAGACGTCTTCATTATTCAGCCGACTTGCGCTCCGACCAACGATAACCTGATGGAACTCGTCGTGATGGCTGATGCCTTCCGCCGCTCCTCGGCTACTCGTATCACTGCTGTTATTCCTTACTTTGGTTATGCCCGTCAGGATCGCCGTCCGCGTTCCGCACGTGTGGCGATCAGCGCGAAAGTCGTGGCTGATATGCTGACCGTAGTCGGCATCGACCGTGTTCTCACGGTTGATTTGCATGCTGACCAGATTCAGGGTTTCTTCGATATTCCCGTGGATAACATCTACGGCTCCCCAGTCCTGGTGGATGATATTGAAGATCAGCGCTTCGAAAACCTGATGATCGTGTCCCCGGACATTGGCGGCGTCGTGCGTGCACGGGCGGTTGCCAAATCCCTGGGCGTGGATCTGGGTATCATCGACAAACGCCGTGAGAAAGCCAATCACTCCGAAGTGATGCATATCATCGGCGACGTCGAAGGGCGTACCTGTATTCTGGTCGATGACATGGTCGATACCGCCGGCACCCTGTGCCACGCGGCCAAGGCCCTGAAAGAGCATGGCGCTGCCAAGGTCTTTGCCTACTGCACACACCCTGTGCTGTCGGGTCGAGCGATCGAGAACATTGAAAATTCCGTGCTGGACGAGCTGGTGGTCACCAATACCATCCCGCTGTCCGCAGCAGCACAAGCCTGTGCGCGTATCCGCCAACTGGATATCGCCCCGGTTGTTGCCGAAGCGGTTCGCCGCATCAGCAACGAAGAATCGATCAGTGCGATGTTCCGCTAA
- a CDS encoding 50S ribosomal protein L25/general stress protein Ctc, protein MNEFTLNAEVRSDLGKGASRRLRRLASLVPAVVYGGEKAPESISMLAKEVAKLLENEAAYSHIIELNIGGTKQNVVIKALQRHPAKGHVMHADFVRVVAGQKLTAVVPVHFVNEAAPVKKGGEISHVTSEIEVSCLPKDLPEFIEVDLADAEVGTIIHLSDLKAPKGVEFVALAHGDDKAVANVHAPRVAPEATEEGAAE, encoded by the coding sequence ATGAACGAATTTACTCTGAATGCTGAAGTGCGTTCCGACCTGGGGAAAGGTGCGAGCCGCCGCCTGCGTCGTCTCGCAAGCCTGGTTCCAGCTGTAGTCTACGGTGGCGAGAAAGCCCCTGAGTCCATCAGCATGCTGGCCAAAGAAGTTGCCAAACTGCTCGAAAACGAAGCGGCCTACAGCCACATCATCGAGCTGAACATTGGCGGCACCAAGCAGAACGTCGTGATCAAGGCCCTGCAGCGTCACCCGGCCAAAGGCCACGTGATGCACGCTGACTTCGTCCGCGTTGTTGCCGGTCAGAAGCTGACTGCTGTTGTTCCAGTGCACTTCGTCAACGAAGCTGCCCCGGTCAAGAAAGGCGGCGAAATCTCGCACGTTACTTCGGAAATCGAAGTTTCCTGCCTGCCGAAAGACCTGCCTGAGTTCATCGAAGTCGACCTGGCTGACGCCGAAGTTGGCACGATCATTCACCTGTCCGACCTCAAGGCTCCTAAAGGCGTTGAGTTTGTTGCTCTGGCACACGGCGATGACAAGGCTGTTGCCAACGTCCACGCTCCACGTGTTGCTCCAGAAGCTACTGAAGAAGGCGCTGCAGAGTAA
- the pth gene encoding aminoacyl-tRNA hydrolase, translated as MTAIKLIVGLGNPGAEYEQTRHNAGALFVERIAQAQGVSLAADRKYFGLTGRFSHQGQDVRLLIPTTYMNRSGQAVAALAGFFRIKPEEILVAHDELDLPPGVAKLKQGGGHGGHNGLRDIIAQLGNQNTFHRLRLGIGHPGVASMVSNFVLGRAPRAEQEKLDASIDFALGVLPDILAGEWNRAMKNLHSQKA; from the coding sequence GTGACTGCCATTAAACTGATCGTTGGCCTGGGAAATCCAGGCGCTGAATACGAACAGACCCGGCATAACGCAGGGGCCCTTTTTGTTGAGCGCATCGCGCAGGCACAAGGCGTCAGCCTGGCAGCCGATCGCAAGTATTTCGGCCTGACCGGTCGCTTCTCGCACCAGGGTCAGGATGTTCGCCTGTTGATTCCCACCACCTACATGAACCGCAGCGGCCAGGCCGTGGCGGCATTGGCCGGTTTCTTTCGCATCAAGCCTGAAGAAATCCTGGTGGCCCACGACGAACTCGACCTGCCTCCGGGCGTTGCCAAGCTCAAGCAAGGCGGCGGCCATGGCGGTCACAACGGGTTGCGCGACATCATCGCGCAACTGGGTAATCAGAATACCTTTCACCGCCTGCGGCTTGGCATCGGCCACCCGGGCGTTGCCAGTATGGTTTCAAACTTTGTCCTGGGTCGTGCGCCTCGCGCCGAACAGGAAAAACTCGATGCCAGCATCGACTTTGCCCTCGGCGTGCTGCCGGATATCCTCGCAGGTGAATGGAACCGCGCGATGAAAAACCTGCACAGCCAGAAGGCCTGA
- the ychF gene encoding redox-regulated ATPase YchF gives MGFNCGIVGLPNVGKSTLFNALTKSGIAAENFPFCTIEPNTGIVPMPDPRLEALAAIVIPERVLPTTMEFVDIAGLVAGASKGEGLGNKFLANIRETDAIAHVVRCFEDENVIHVSNSVDPKRDIEIIDLELIFADLDSCEKQLQKVARNAKGGDKDAVAQKALLEQLIAHFTLGKPARSLIKNMGADEKQIIRGFHLLTTKPVMYIANVAEDGFENNPLLDVVKAIAEEEGAIVVPVCNKIEAEIAELEDGEEKDMFLEALGLEEPGLNRVIRAGYEMLNLQTYFTAGVKEVRAWTVRVGATAPQAAAVIHTDFEKGFIRAEVIAYDDFIQYKGEAGAKEAGKWRLEGKEYIVKDGDVMHFRFNV, from the coding sequence ATGGGATTCAATTGCGGCATCGTCGGCCTGCCTAACGTCGGCAAGTCCACCCTGTTCAACGCCCTGACCAAATCCGGTATCGCGGCTGAGAACTTCCCCTTCTGCACCATCGAGCCGAACACCGGCATCGTTCCGATGCCCGATCCACGCCTGGAAGCCCTGGCGGCCATCGTGATCCCGGAGCGCGTGCTGCCGACCACCATGGAGTTCGTCGACATCGCCGGCCTGGTGGCCGGGGCTTCGAAAGGTGAAGGCCTGGGCAACAAGTTCCTGGCCAACATCCGCGAAACCGATGCCATCGCCCACGTGGTCCGCTGCTTCGAAGACGAGAACGTGATTCACGTTTCCAACAGCGTCGACCCGAAGCGCGACATCGAGATCATCGACTTGGAACTGATCTTCGCCGACCTCGACAGCTGCGAGAAGCAACTGCAGAAAGTCGCTCGCAATGCCAAGGGTGGCGACAAAGACGCCGTCGCTCAGAAAGCCCTGCTCGAGCAGTTGATCGCCCACTTCACCTTGGGCAAGCCGGCACGCAGCCTGATCAAGAACATGGGCGCCGATGAGAAGCAGATCATTCGCGGCTTCCACCTGCTGACCACCAAGCCGGTCATGTACATCGCCAACGTTGCCGAAGACGGCTTCGAGAACAACCCGCTGCTGGACGTGGTAAAAGCTATCGCCGAAGAAGAAGGCGCGATCGTGGTACCGGTCTGCAACAAGATTGAAGCGGAAATCGCCGAGCTTGAAGACGGCGAAGAGAAGGACATGTTCCTGGAGGCCCTGGGCCTGGAAGAGCCTGGCCTGAATCGCGTGATCCGCGCGGGTTATGAAATGCTCAACCTGCAGACGTACTTCACCGCTGGCGTAAAAGAAGTCCGCGCCTGGACCGTACGCGTCGGAGCCACCGCGCCACAAGCCGCGGCCGTGATCCACACCGACTTCGAAAAAGGCTTCATCCGCGCCGAAGTCATCGCCTATGACGATTTCATCCAGTACAAGGGTGAAGCCGGTGCCAAGGAAGCCGGTAAATGGCGCCTGGAAGGCAAGGAATACATCGTCAAGGACGGTGATGTGATGCACTTCCGCTTTAACGTCTAA
- a CDS encoding c-type cytochrome has translation MKILVIASLGFLSLIQTSLSFADNANGKNLYLQRCAMCHGADIKGTGPLAHKSNPPTPDLTTAAFKKRLGDYPGVIVSSIILRPNGDLIPRTLRENGVKLSPYPWSVKDFRDLNQYMGGVISKSR, from the coding sequence ATGAAAATATTAGTCATCGCTTCGCTAGGGTTTTTATCGCTCATTCAAACATCACTATCCTTTGCGGATAATGCCAATGGGAAAAATCTCTATTTACAGAGATGTGCCATGTGTCATGGGGCAGATATCAAGGGGACAGGGCCGTTGGCTCATAAAAGCAATCCACCTACACCTGATCTTACAACTGCCGCTTTCAAGAAACGACTCGGTGATTATCCGGGTGTGATTGTGTCGTCGATCATACTTCGACCCAATGGGGATTTGATTCCGAGGACCTTGCGAGAGAATGGTGTGAAACTATCGCCGTATCCTTGGAGTGTTAAGGATTTTCGCGATTTGAATCAGTATATGGGTGGTGTGATTTCAAAGAGTCGATGA
- a CDS encoding DUF3592 domain-containing protein — MANDTPSRIGTILLGLLFGLIGIGLLGIAVNLSLDRHDFLARAQTADGIVSHLNAGGSHPEIAFTTVSGEKISYPQGGFIFGYQKDQRVRVHYLPEQPAGSAIVDTPAALWGTSGVLGFIGLVFTLVGLLKATRQRGRDAAHSHKGL, encoded by the coding sequence ATGGCTAACGACACCCCGTCACGCATCGGGACGATACTGCTGGGCCTGCTTTTTGGCCTGATTGGCATTGGCTTGCTGGGCATTGCCGTCAATCTCAGCCTCGACCGACATGACTTCCTCGCCCGGGCACAGACCGCCGATGGCATCGTCAGCCACTTGAATGCCGGTGGCTCGCATCCTGAGATCGCCTTCACCACCGTCAGCGGTGAAAAAATTTCCTATCCCCAGGGCGGCTTTATCTTCGGTTATCAGAAGGACCAACGGGTGCGGGTGCATTATCTGCCCGAGCAGCCGGCTGGCAGTGCCATCGTCGATACCCCGGCGGCACTGTGGGGGACCTCCGGCGTGCTGGGTTTTATCGGCCTGGTGTTCACCCTTGTCGGCCTGCTAAAAGCCACCCGCCAACGCGGTCGCGATGCGGCTCATTCACATAAAGGACTTTGA
- a CDS encoding methyl-accepting chemotaxis protein, whose product MSESLQRQVRVAERISEGDLDLEVRLSSPHDTLGKSLEKMVSNLNQLISEVQISATQITGSSAQVTDLSQSLSDGASNSASSITEISAVMTQMAAQTRDNAANAKKADEQSQASRADAGESDKLMSELIAAMAEIDNSGKDITAIITTIDNIAAQTNLLALNAAIEAARAGELGRGFAVVADEVRSLAARSAEAAQQTAALIADSSSKTQRGMIIAGRTAESLKNIVSGTGAVSSLVSLIYQASSEQASGLQQASIGLEQIDEVTQKNQSNSQECAVAAKDLSERASLMQRVLGRFKVKRG is encoded by the coding sequence ATGTCTGAAAGCCTGCAACGGCAGGTGCGGGTGGCCGAGCGGATTTCCGAAGGTGACCTGGACCTGGAGGTCCGCTTGTCGTCGCCCCATGACACCCTTGGCAAGTCATTGGAGAAGATGGTCAGCAACCTGAACCAGCTGATTTCCGAGGTTCAAATCAGCGCCACCCAGATCACCGGCAGCTCGGCGCAGGTCACCGACTTGAGTCAGTCACTCTCCGATGGGGCCTCCAATTCCGCCTCGTCCATCACCGAAATCAGCGCGGTGATGACGCAGATGGCCGCCCAGACCCGGGACAATGCCGCCAACGCCAAGAAAGCCGATGAGCAATCCCAGGCCTCGCGGGCCGATGCCGGGGAAAGCGACAAATTGATGAGTGAACTGATTGCCGCCATGGCCGAAATCGACAACTCGGGCAAGGACATCACCGCGATCATTACCACCATCGACAACATCGCCGCACAAACCAACCTGCTGGCCTTGAACGCGGCGATCGAAGCTGCCCGGGCCGGTGAGCTTGGGCGCGGTTTTGCCGTGGTGGCCGACGAAGTGCGTAGCCTGGCCGCCCGCAGTGCCGAGGCGGCCCAGCAGACCGCCGCGCTGATCGCCGATTCCTCGAGCAAGACCCAGCGCGGCATGATCATCGCCGGCCGGACCGCCGAATCGCTGAAGAACATCGTCAGTGGAACCGGCGCGGTGTCGAGCCTGGTCTCGCTGATCTACCAGGCCTCCAGCGAGCAGGCTTCGGGCTTGCAGCAGGCCAGTATCGGGCTTGAGCAGATCGACGAAGTGACGCAGAAAAACCAGTCGAACTCACAAGAGTGCGCGGTGGCGGCCAAGGACCTTTCGGAGCGAGCTTCCCTGATGCAGCGGGTGCTTGGGCGTTTCAAAGTTAAAAGAGGCTAA